The DNA region CGCTTCCCACTAGGATCAAACGCCTTACTCTTCGTAGTAACTTTCTTAGTCGTCCCCCGGAACAGCTCCTCCAGCGTCAACGGCAACTCCTTCTCCACAACAGTCGGCTCCGGCGTAGGCGCGCGCCGGGATTGCTGGAACCCTGGCCCGCGACCGCTAGTTCCCGACCTAAAGCCACGACCagcgccgccgccgccgccaaaaCCACCACCCAGCATCGAGAagatatcatcatcgtccattCCACCCATTCCACCACCACTAGCCTTGGCGAAGTTCCTGAAAATGTCGTCCGCGGAGCTGAAGCGGAAaccgctgccgccgccggGGCCGCTCGAGAAGTGGAATGACCGCGCACCCCCGCCGGGCATACCTCCACCGAAGCCGAAGCCACCGGGCATTCCACCCTCGAAGGGCGATGCACCAGCACCGCCGCCTGGCGATGGCGCAGGGCCGCCGCGGAGGAGATATTCGAGACCGAACTGGTCATAGACCTTGCGCTTTTCGGGATCGGAGAGGACTTCGTAGGCTTGGGAAACCTCTACACGTTGTTAGCAAGATATACAGTCTAGTTAGAAGAATGTAAGTGACATACCCTTGAATTTGTCTGCTGCACCGGCGTCGTCCTTGTTCTTGTCCGGATGATACTTCAGCGCGGCTTTCCGGTATGCCTTTTTGATATCATCCTGCGACGCATCGGGCTTGATGCTTAACGCATCGTACAATTTCGTTTCCGCAACCATGGTGCAGGTTCAATTGCAGTAAGACTTGCAGTTACCGGGTTCAGTTCAGGTCACGAGCAGCTGTTAAAATCACGAGTTCGCAGAGTCGAAGTACGGTCTGGGACGATCTCGAATGACGTCGAAGATTCGAGGCGGACGTGATTGAATTGAATGCAATCCTGTGACTCCTCGGTATACAGGGGTAGTTGTTCTCGCTTTGAATCGAACAAGTACAGAGAACAGTACAGAAGATAGTAATATAGTAAGAATGAAGAGCGAAAACAAGTTAAGACGAACAAGCGACAGTCCCCGGCCAGCGGTGACGTGTGACGTGACCTGAAAACGCTCGGCCAACCGAACGTTCGCGAAGATTCTGCCGTTCCAGACACACCCAGTTACTTTCCTACTAAGTACACCATACGGAGTAAATACAACAGATTCAGTATCAAGATAGCCTCTGCCCTGCCAATATGCACGATGCAAAAAACAGCAATGAGGGGCCCGACTGTTAGCATCACTTTGTGCACTTGCCTAATGCGGGGTAGTCCGTGCGCATCACGTGGTTTATGCTTTCTTATATAAGCTATACGTGCATATCTCGATAAAATGCATCCTAAATACAATTCTCAATTACCACTCTAACTCAGCCTGATCCCCCTTCGGTCTGCGATTTCCTGGGATGGCTGCGTAATATTCTCATCGATCCATTCGACTGCTTCTAAATGACCAATGTCCTCATTGTTGATATCCTCAGGTCTGTAGCCCGATTTTATCCAGTCGCCGCGCAATTTCTCGGCAATGTATTTGGCATATCAGCGTAATGTACATCAAGGTATCAAGATGGAACGTAAGGACATACTCGTGACCCTTGTTGAACGCCTGATTCAAATGCTGTCGAAGCGTTGGGTCATTGTTTGTGTTGGTTTGGAAAACGGTGGAATACTCCGGTCTTTTACATAGATAAGGTGGTCACCACGCAGCTGAAGCCCTTAGCGGAAATACTTCCTCAATCTCAGGCACATTAGTATCTAACTAGCTGAATTTATGATTGAAGATGCCATTCTGTATGATATCTATTGTTATATTGCCTACCCTGGGGTGCCTAGTATATATCATCTTTGAGCTGGATACTTTTTCCGTGATGCACAGTTTTAGTAGGGCGAGTACTCATCAAGAGTACTCTGTGCCATCACCATTATAGTGGCATTGTCCAGAAGAAGAGCTATGCGTATATACAGCTATGTACGGTGTATCATAAAACCGGTCAAACCAGCTCAAACCGCTTGCTTGCGTGCTCATGCTCAGCCTCAGCCCCCTCAACGACAATATAGTCCCGAACCAATGCAGATCCATTCAACACAGCCTTCGCCTGCTCCTTCGTGCAAGAAGATGCCAACGAGAGAATATAGCACGTTGGCGCCGGACTATCAGGCACCTCGTTCTTGACCGACCACGACGAAGACGGACCTTGGGTGGAATATGTGTCGTTATTCGCGGTAGGGACCTTTCCCGTCGAGATGTCGCGGTTGAACATGGCACGGTGGAAGATCTCATATGCTGTCTGTGGCTGATAAGCGGGCACTTCGTGGCCAGCCTCGAAAACCCggctgaaggagaagttGCCGTGCTGCCGTACTAGTCCCCCGACGTAAGACGCGTTGGTGTGCAGAGGAGCGTACCCCGCTGAGCGGAACTGGTGGGCTTCTGCGTGATCCACACGCAGACTGACTGCTTCTCCGCCATTCCAGGGACAGGCATAGTCGCGGTCGCCGTAGACGAGGGCTACTTTCACGCCAGTGTCGAGCAGGTACGCAATATCGTCGAGATAGCCGTGGACGTCGGAGCGGGCATAGTCGCCGGTAGCGCCAAAAGCACTGTACACGCTGTTGACGGACTCGGTGAAGTTAACGGGGACGCCTAGCGCGCCTTGAACCCAGTGCTGACTGAGGAAGCCGTTGTGGTACGGCGGCGGGAACGGGTCGGGGTCGAAGTGGGAGATGTCGTAGTAGCCTCGGCCGGAGGTGTTGATGTACGGGCCTTCGACTTCGTTGCTGCAGAAGTCGCTGGCCTTGGAACAGAACTTGTTAACTGTGGCATTGCGGCCGGTCATTTTGGGGTCGCCCTCTGCGGCCAGACGACGGCACTTGAGAATGCCATCTTTGCAACCACCGGGCCTACTCCAAGCGCGCATCGCATTCTCATACTGGGTCTTGTTGATCGCCTCAATGCCATAGGTGTTGTTGTAGGCCATCTGCGGATAGTGCGGCGCCTGCGTCAAGAGGTCTACACACCCATTGAGGATTCCCAGCGTATCCATATGAATATAATGATAGTCCGCCTTATTCTTGACAATCTTCTCATTCTGCACCTGGAAGAATGCCGCAAACGAAGGCCCATATCGTCCACCATACGACTCGGTCCAGATACTCACACGATCATCATGCGGCTTATACTCGGGGAACTCAGTAAACCACGTCTGCGCGAAATGCCACAGCGCCTTGGCCGAGTTCTCCGTACTGTTTGCCGTGGTATAGTTCTTCTGGCTCGGGAATGTGCCCACATAGAATGTGTTGTTTTGCTCCGGGACAACGCCGTGGGGAAAAGGAGATACGTCCCAGTTGCCAGATACCTGGTCCCAGGTCCCGTTCGTGGGCACGTCGTAACTGAAACCGACTTGGTTCGGCTGGTCGATGTACAGCATGTTGACTTCATTGTTCCACGACCACGGATTCAGGACGGTGGAGTTCGAGTCCTTGTTGACTCGACAGGGGCCGTTCTCTTGTAGCAGGCCGATCATTGAGGAACTGCCAGGGCCACCGTTCATCCAGATGGATAGTGGGGCATTTTTGGGGTCTTTGCGCGATTCAAAGAACCAGAAGAACGTGTTTATAGGGTACTTTTGTTGCACGTTTACATCGGCGAGTGCGCCGGGAGGGAGATGGATGTAGCCAGCGTAGCTTTTGACATTGGGGGTTGTTTCGCATATGCCGGGCTGCGCGTTATCAGTAACATGTTTCTTAAGCATCAGTAATTTGGAAGGGTGCGTACCTCCCTGTAAGAGATCTTCACACCCTCCTGATGCTTCGATTCAACAACCGTCAACCCTTCCGGCGATGGAGGGAAATAGCTGCGGTCTTGACCAGCCGCAGCTACGCTCGCCAGACCGGCGACTGCAGTGATTGCAAGTGAATGCAGAGAAGGCATTTTCACTTAGCAGTATCTGGAGTATACTCTGGAGGCGATGGAAATGGAATGGGCGAGGGAATCCCCGAGCTTATATGGAGAAGCAAAGCGGAGATTGCCGATCATGCAACTGATAAGGAATGGATCGTGTTAGGGTCCAGGGTCCTTGTCATCGGCTCTAACCGATCGAGGTAGCATCGACTTTATAACGAGAATCTGCCGGTAAAAACATCGCGTCACTCGGGTCTGTGTTGGAAACATCAGCATATAAGCACTTCAGTATTCTTTGCTGATATACTGGGGTACTGCAGAGCCAATAATGCCGTCGGGAATTGGACCTGGACCATGGTTGGCTGCGGAGTAAAATTTACTACTTATTCATTTACCATGTTTATATAGAACTTGGCATTTGTGCTTGGCTTGCTATGTTCAATTCATAGTTGTCAATTGATGTTTTGCTATTCTATCAATTTTCTTAACTAGGCGTCAATTATAGCCTTTATAACCAATCCGCTGCATTCTTTTCGAGAAATTTCCAATAAATATGTTGTCCATCTTCGATTCCATGATATGCAAGGTTGTCCTTTCAATCAGTTGCGCACCAGGCCGTCAAGAAGGTGGTTTTCGGCGCGCTGTCTGTACCAGGAAAGTGGGGGATTGTTCAGTGTGAGGGGGTTTTGTGGCAAGGACTAACAGTAATGACTCTACGAAAGATATGAGTGTCCCATGGGATCTAAAGTCTGTGCATGTATTCTCTGGCCAATTGAATGATGGGAAAGTTATCGTCTCAGACTATTCTTCGGCTCTATTTCACCATCATCCATTGACTATGTTGACTTACCAGTTTTCTGCCAGCTCCGCCATCACGCTCTTCCCACGCCTCATCTGCTCAAAATAGCTTGAATCCTCCTGGAACACGCTTCTGAAACAAGCCATTCGGGTCGTACTTTTGCCCACATCCTGAAGACGCTTCTTGTTCTCCTGACCGTAACAACCAATTGAGTCCTCAGACTTGTATGCGCAGTTGAGATACTCAAAGCGAAGGAGAGAACCTTCTTGTTGCAGGACACTCTCCTGTTTATCGACGATCGGCTTGATTTGTTTCATGACAGCATCGTCGTCAGCGGAGTCTTTGTACGCGGCTGTAAGTACTGCCATCACCACATCTCGTTCTCCGGGTACAAGGCCCAGTAAGTTTGTTCCGTTTGTGATGGGCTGCGGCTGGATCAGATACTGGATCTGGAGGCCCTCTATGCTAGCAGACGCTTCGGTGCGTCTTCCCATATCTGAAAGAGCTTGGAGTAGAGGGCTGCGTCAGAGCTTTTCAAAGGAATAAACCAGCTCAGTGCAGCTGGTATTCGTCAGTTTGATTAATGTACATCGGGTCGGAGGGCCATCGTACCGGTCTACAGTGGCAAACCATTCGAAACCTTCGCGCCTAACAGGCTAGGAGTGCCGGTAGCATAATTTGGAGGTCCGTACTCCACTCTGAGGCTAAGCATTGGATTTCCGCGGCATCTTCCAGTGCACGATCAATGACTTGCGCCATTCCGGATGCATGTAGAATTCGGGCGACAGCATGAGTGCTGAGAAGAGTACGACTAGATATCGAGGGTCCAATCCAAACCTAGTCATTAACCACCATTGTACAAAATGATTCCGAAACTACTCCATATCAGGACCGGAATTAAAGAGGATCCAGAATTTTCGGAAGTGAGCCCTGACCCGCGTTAACATGTAGGGGCAAGAGATATTTGCGGAGGGTGTGTGAATGGGAGGTAGAGAATGAGGTCACAGTCAGCTGACTACTCTGTATATCAGGGAGGTCGTCTGATTGAAGATCAAGATTGATAAAAGATTCAGTGTAGAAGGATGCTTGGGATTGAGACATCTTGGGCGATTTCAGATTAGAAACTCAAACCTATATAGAGGTTTAATATTAGAGATAGGGATTTACAGACATGTCCACTTATTTCTTTGTTATCATAAAGGTAAACAGTCGCGACGATGTCCTGAAGTATGTAAAGACTATACTCCACCTTGCCTGGATACCTAGTGATAGTAGTGCGGTTAGTTTGCGCGGTTTAGAAGCTAACCACAAAGTAACCGCGGGTAACCGCAAAATAACCGCAAGACAACCACCTACTATAGAAAATATCTAAGCGTCACGGTGCTGATCTGGTCAATCCCTGAATGCCCGTATATGACCTGTGTGCATGTATTTTTGTGTCTGAAGGGGATTCTGTTTCGTAGCTCGTTGAGCTACGTCTTGTTTATGaccctgtagatagcctgactgtAGCAATCCACGTCGATTCCGAGTACCTGAACCTGCCTTGGCACTAAGTCAATGAAGTTGAAAACAGTGTACTATTATCAAGCTTCCTTAGGATATACACTGGCTTCTTGATGTGTGAAATGTAGATTTCTGATATGACACCACAGCGTCACCAACAATCTTGAAATTACAGATTACCACCATCTAGTGGCGGTTAGCAAAGTAGTGACCGCAAATGCGGTTTTGCCGCAGTCTACCCTGCCTGTTGAAATTATCATGCGGAAACTGGTCAAGCAGGTAGCCATCTAGTCATTGGCAGCTATCAATGTGTTAGACGGAACCGTCCACCTCACCTTTGGATGCCCATTACTTGACAAAGCGATGGCGGTTGTTCCAGTTAGAGCTGATAATGATGAAATGGTGCCGGGAAATGTAATTATTGCACACACTAACCATGGGTGTAATATGTAGGATTCTACTGTTGTTATGTACCTGGAATTACAATGTCTACTACGGTCCTGGCAAAGAGCCATCAAACAGCATGTGTCCAATTGGGATTTGTCATTATATACTAGAGAAGTAAGTCAAAGTCTTGACAAATATCTAATGTTCTAATGTTTTGTTAGTACTCGGTCCCGGACAAATTCAGATGAAGAGGTATGTAGAAGGTGTTCAAGGCTATTTAAGATGGCATTGAAGGATCAGGACAGAAACCTCTCCACCAATAGTCATGTTGGGCTCAGCTATAGGATGATATTGTAATCAAACTTGAGCACTGGGACTAGGTATCTGGAATTGAACAGCGCCTTGATAGAAATCGTCataacctggcttctcttgTATCGttcctagggttctagtcaACTAAGTCTCGAAATGGATACACTTACCTGTGTGTTCCCCAACGGCCGTATGCTGTCAATGACCCGTCAAGTCCTTAATGGTAAACAATGTGCTGCTGTGTATATCGTTCTTTCCTGAGGTCGCTGTGGGAGAATACTAGCCCTCCATCTCCAGTCCCAAGTTCAGCAGGTTTATGAGAAACGACCGTAGAAACCTAGTATATGTGCCACTCCCACGATGCTTCACAGAAAACCTAACCTCATTAAACCACTCAACCGTACTCACATACCTTTTTTTAAGATCTTTaaacccccccccctccccgCAACCCTGCCCAAACACCCATCCCCATCGTCCTTCCTAATCCGCCTCAGCCTCCCAAAAATCCCCCCTCCACCGCGACCTTCTCCACATGCCGCAGCCCCGGCCACGCAGCCGTCAACGTATCCCCCATATAACTCATAAAAATAACAGCACACTGCCCTAACCTAATTAACTCATGCGGTCTCGGGACCGGGATGTCAGGCACATGCTCAGCAAGATATTGCATACTTATGTATTCCGTGTAGTCACGCGAGAATGATCAATCGAGGTGATGATTTTGGCGGCGATGGAGGTGCTGCATTTTAGGACTATGTCTCGGATGGGGCATTCCCATAGCTTTTTGGAGAACCAGAGGAGCTTGTAAAGTGAGCTGGTTAGCGGGTCTGTGGTGTCGAACCAGGACCACTTTGACTCTGAGTCTGGGTCTGGGAATGGGACTGGACATGGTGGGTTCGGGCGGTGTCGCACCAATAAGCCCTCTACTTCCTCGGATAACGGGTGCACAATCCTCACCGTATTCTTGATACTAAGACTCTTCCTGAAATCCTTAAACTCGGAAAGCGGCTTCACTTCCACAGCCTCTTTTCTATTGCTTTTTGCTGTACAGCCGTAATCGCCGCTTGTAGTTCGCCAGAATAGCTGCGAGTAAGTCggcctcttcatcatcttggAGAGCCATGTGGAGCTCATATATTGTTTCATAGTTGATTCCTGCTGCATCTGCGCCTTAGTTGAGGCTGTCGAGGTGTGTGCTCTTTGGTGGTTCGTTGTGGTAGGCATGGGGGGTCAGGGAGAGGAGGTCGACGGCTGGGTTTTCGCGGAGGACGCGTCTGAAGGCGCGCTTAAAGTCTTGATTCTATTGTTTGGCGAAGGGGGAGAGGAGAGTTGGTGTACTCATGGCGAATGGTATAGTTGTGGAATCAAAAGAGCACTGGTAGTGTTGTTTACATCGTGGAGTGACGTGCTCATTGTGCCATAAAAGATCTAAGAGATTACAAGAACTATTACATTATTCGTTGAGCTATCATACATATGGTATATGAAATCATCAGCCATATCCAACCCAAGAGTCTATTCCAGAACGCCAACGCGCTGTCAAACAAAAGCAACAGGAAGAGGCTAGCGCATTTTGACATGGAACAGATACCGCTGTCGAATTTGTGCCACATCATAAACAATGTACTCGTTGTAGTACAACGAACACCTATTCTGTTCATTCATTGATCCCACGCTCACATCCGGCATCGTGACTCCCTTAAGATTCTCATGCACACACTTAGCATCCTTCCAACCTGCCGGAATACTGCTTCCACGCCCAAGTGTTGCAAGTTTGCCTTCCTTCTTCGAGTCCTCGGCAGCGTTGCAGTTAGCGTAGTCCTGCTCGTACATGGGATCACCCAGTTCCACATCGCACAGCATCAGCAGACCCATGTTACCGGAGTTGTAAGGGCAGCAGTAATTGGCGGACTTCGATGACATATCGGCAAAGTAGACACCCTTGCCGAACATGTAACCGTTGACGGGGGCTTCTGGGGGTGCAATACGCAGACCTTGACTGAGGATACCACCAAAGTTGGTACTGCGGGAGCCGTGCCAGAGGAGACGGCGGTTGGAGTTTTTGATGGCGCCGTAGGACTTTGAGAATCGGTCGGTTTCGCCGGGCCGTTCGATGCGGAAGATGTTGATTACCTTGTAGCTCAGGTTATGGGTTGCTCCGCGTGAGTGGTTGAGGTATTGCTCGAGCTCAATGAACTCGGTCGTATTGGGTTCGACTGAAATTGTTAGTTTCTGTGCATTCAAATGCAAGGGAAAGAAATACCTGGAGTCATCTCCTCCATTCCCAAGCTGTTAAACTGAAGATCCAGCTGGTgaaccctctccctctcaacATCCTTGGATTCCTTCATAATTGCATTCGTAACGCCCATGTCCGTCAACGCCTCCAGCAGCTCAACCTCCTTCTTGATCAATTTGTCGTGAAACAAGACCGGAGGTCGATTACGACCAAAAACATGAGGAATTGTCGTAAAGTACCGATTGCTAAGCTCCTCCGCGGCAGCTGGAACAGTAGTTCCGTATCTCGCATTGGCGAGACCAGGGTTGGCCAGAAGATCCGACAGATCTTTCAAAATCCGGTATCCCTCGTGGAGTGTCCGCTTGCTCAGCTTTCCCAGAGGCATTTTCTTGACGTCGTAGGATAAGGCTTCCATGGCAGAGAGGAAGTGCTGCtggttgaagatgaaggtcATGAGGTTTTGAATCGACTCGGGTAGAGCACTTTCCACGGGGGtctcttccctctcttcccTTTTGACAACCTGGTcctcatcgtcttcctcatcgtccGAGTCTTCGTAGTTGCGTTCAAGGAAGGTGTACTTTTTGTTCCTGGGAGTGTCCAGTCGATTCTCCCAGGTAAGACCAGTCTTGTCCTTGAATTTTTTCTCGAACTCTACCATAGCTTGATCAAAAGCACCATTTCCCAGAACAGTCGATTGACCTGACTCTCCGACGCGACCCCATCGAGTCCACGTTCTGTAGTCGGAGCTGCGGCTCACGAGGAGCTGGATGCGATAGAACTTGTTGTTATTATGGCCGGCATTGGTCTGGTTCAGAGTCGCGTCCCAAATCAGACCTGAATCATCGATGTAAACAGAGTAACCTATCATCGTCAGCGTCACCCAACAAACAGGCATCGCCCGACTCACCTCCCAAGGTACAACCCTCATCAAGAGGAACAACAAGCTTCTTGGACGACGCCTTTTGTGAATGCTTCGTTTTCTTCGATTCTTCTTCGTCTCCATTAACAGCCCCGTTTGCACCCATCGCATCCTCATGAGTGCGCTTTTTCGCGCcgcccttttctttcttaacCTCTTTATTCTCCTTCTTATCGGCCTTGGCGTCCCCATTAGCCAGCGGAGCCGGAGAACTCAAATCATTCGTAAACAAATAGCTCTTCACAGGAAGAGGCTTCTTCGCCTCAACCGACTCCAACAGCCAATCCAGATTCACAACCTCGCAAGTACTAATCCCACAAGCAGTCCTGTCTGTTCCGTCAATCAGCACCCCaatccatcaccatcaccaaccacAGGACAACATACTCTTAGCACTCCCCTTCTCGACATCCTTCTCCGTAGTAACAAGATGCGTACAGTCCTGAGAAACACTGCTACTAAACGTCGCGCCCTGGCCTTCCACCAGGGCCTTCAGGTCGGCTGCATGTATACAAGGATCAGTCATTGTTCTCGGGGATTGGAATGTTGAGTGTGAGAGGAATCGCACCCTGCTTATAGCCGGGGAAGGTGCCGCTCACGGCGACGATGGCTTTTTTGAAGGTTCGCGGTGCCATTGTGGCTGTTTGGTGTGGTGGTGGCTGTCGGTGATATCTATATATTGGGATGTCGTAACGATCGGCTCAATTAATTGGCATGAGCAAAGACAAATTTTGAAATAGAGAAGATAACATAGAATCAAGAAAATTGAAGGGAAAAATGAAGATGAATTCAATTGAAGATGGATATCAAAGGAAGGAAATACGAGCCTTTTAAGCTCTCGAGTTTCACCAGGCAGGTCCCTGGATGCCCGTCTATTAAGGCATCGACGCCGCTGCTGCCTGCTGGCCTCCAGGCAGACACAGGGTCTATGCCTATTCGGGTAATGTAGCTGTGAATTAGAAACTATGTTTACACTTTGCAGTGAAAGAATCTGACTACGTCAGAATATAGGTGTGATAGAATCAATTACGCTCATGTGGCTTCTATAGAACGATTGGGGGAATATAATATAAAtccaagaaagaaaagaaaaagacgcCCAGTCATGCCACACATGATTTAATAACCATCCAGATCCCCAATCCATCACGCGCCATGCTGTATAAAAAGCGAGAAAACAGGTATATATAAATAATTGCGACGGACATGGCAGTCatgtaaagaaaaaaaaacaaaaggaCAATAACTATACACATCGAAGAAGGGAAACGAGTTGGGAATCATAAAACAATCAAAACCAAAGAAGTCTATGTAGTCTGCGCATGCACAACATTGTTGTAGGACGACATCTCGATCTTCGAGTCGTGGGTGATAGCATGAGGCTCCTCATGGAAGTCGTTGGTGGTATTCGACTCGTGCGACTGGTTGTCCGACTCGCGATCCGATGACTCGCTGGAGATCGAGTGGAATTCATCCTTTTCCTGGAGCGTCTGGGAGATGCTCGAGGAGTTGCTCGACATGTAGTGAAGAGGAAGCTCAGAGAACCCGTTCAGGAGACCGGCCGATGCCACAGACCGGTTGTCGTCTGCAATTGGCGACACCGGCGACACTGGAGTCGAGGAAGAGGTAGATCGCTGGGGAtggcgaggaggaagaggcggaGGGATGCGCTTGGGGATAGTGACCAAACGGGCACGGGTGAAGGTGGGGGAGTGACGACGGGATCCGGTGGGAGAGGCTAATGGCGGCTGGTTGAAGTAGTCCTCCATAGTGCTGCCTCGCTTGGAAACGGTAGCGCTGCTGACTTCGTGGACCTCGAGATCATCCTCTATGACAGATGCACGGTCGATGTCCCGGTCCGTCGAAATCGTGAGCTGACGATGCTCGGGAATGATGGCATCCTTGTCGACCGGTGAGAACCGACTCCGGGAAGATGCGCGACTGGCTGATGTCGGGGCAGTTGGAAGATCATCAGTCTGGACACCACGGTCGACACTAGCATAGCTCTGCACACTGGCACGCCAGCTATTCCGGGGCGAACTTTCTAGACTGCCACGGGTCGCTGC from Aspergillus chevalieri M1 DNA, chromosome 2, nearly complete sequence includes:
- a CDS encoding uncharacterized protein (COG:C;~EggNog:ENOG410PINF) gives rise to the protein MGRRTEASASIEGLQIQYLIQPQPITNGTNLLGLVPGERDVVMAVLTAAYKDSADDDAVMKQIKPIVDKQESVLQQEGSLLRFEYLNCAYKSEDSIGCYGQENKKRLQDVGKSTTRMACFRSVFQEDSSYFEQMRRGKSVMAELAENW
- the cp1 gene encoding putative carboxypeptidase S1 (COG:O;~EggNog:ENOG410PIFS;~InterPro:IPR018202,IPR001563,IPR029058;~MEROPS:MER0016549;~PFAM:PF00450;~SECRETED:SignalP(1-21);~go_function: GO:0004185 - serine-type carboxypeptidase activity [Evidence IEA];~go_process: GO:0006508 - proteolysis [Evidence IEA]), which codes for MPSLHSLAITAVAGLASVAAAGQDRSYFPPSPEGLTVVESKHQEGVKISYREPGICETTPNVKSYAGYIHLPPGALADVNVQQKYPINTFFWFFESRKDPKNAPLSIWMNGGPGSSSMIGLLQENGPCRVNKDSNSTVLNPWSWNNEVNMLYIDQPNQVGFSYDVPTNGTWDQVSGNWDVSPFPHGVVPEQNNTFYVGTFPSQKNYTTANSTENSAKALWHFAQTWFTEFPEYKPHDDRVSIWTESYGGRYGPSFAAFFQVQNEKIVKNKADYHYIHMDTLGILNGCVDLLTQAPHYPQMAYNNTYGIEAINKTQYENAMRAWSRPGGCKDGILKCRRLAAEGDPKMTGRNATVNKFCSKASDFCSNEVEGPYINTSGRGYYDISHFDPDPFPPPYHNGFLSQHWVQGALGVPVNFTESVNSVYSAFGATGDYARSDVHGYLDDIAYLLDTGVKVALVYGDRDYACPWNGGEAVSLRVDHAEAHQFRSAGYAPLHTNASYVGGLVRQHGNFSFSRVFEAGHEVPAYQPQTAYEIFHRAMFNRDISTGKVPTANNDTYSTQGPSSSWSVKNEVPDSPAPTCYILSLASSCTKEQAKAVLNGSALVRDYIVVEGAEAEHEHASKRFELV
- a CDS encoding putative DnaJ domain protein Psi (BUSCO:EOG092641A6;~COG:O;~EggNog:ENOG410PKB4;~InterPro:IPR008971,IPR002939,IPR001623,IPR036869, IPR018253;~PFAM:PF00226,PF01556;~go_function: GO:0051082 - unfolded protein binding [Evidence IEA];~go_process: GO:0006457 - protein folding [Evidence IEA]), with the translated sequence MVAETKLYDALSIKPDASQDDIKKAYRKAALKYHPDKNKDDAGAADKFKEVSQAYEVLSDPEKRKVYDQFGLEYLLRGGPAPSPGGGAGASPFEGGMPGGFGFGGGMPGGGARSFHFSSGPGGGSGFRFSSADDIFRNFAKASGGGMGGMDDDDIFSMLGGGFGGGGGAGRGFRSGTSGRGPGFQQSRRAPTPEPTVVEKELPLTLEELFRGTTKKVTTKSKAFDPSGKRTVQDVTLEANIKAGLRTGSKIKYKGVGDQEEGGRQDVHLIVTEKEHPNFKRHNDHLVTTVEISLKEALTGWERIVRTIDGKSIRVSKPGPTQPGHEERFPGLGMTISKKPTERGDLVVRVNVRFPTSLTPSQKDVLRDVLPS
- a CDS encoding putative poly(ADP)-ribose polymerase PARP (COG:L;~EggNog:ENOG410PKWZ;~InterPro:IPR036616,IPR036420,IPR001357,IPR012317, IPR008893,IPR004102,IPR036930;~PFAM:PF05406,PF00644,PF00533,PF02877;~go_function: GO:0003950 - NAD+ ADP-ribosyltransferase activity [Evidence IEA];~go_process: GO:0006471 - protein ADP-ribosylation [Evidence IEA]): MAPRTFKKAIVAVSGTFPGYKQADLKALVEGQGATFSSSVSQDCTHLVTTEKDVEKGSAKNRTACGISTCEVVNLDWLLESVEAKKPLPVKSYLFTNDLSSPAPLANGDAKADKKENKEVKKEKGGAKKRTHEDAMGANGAVNGDEEESKKTKHSQKASSKKLVVPLDEGCTLGGYSVYIDDSGLIWDATLNQTNAGHNNNKFYRIQLLVSRSSDYRTWTRWGRVGESGQSTVLGNGAFDQAMVEFEKKFKDKTGLTWENRLDTPRNKKYTFLERNYEDSDDEEDDEDQVVKREEREETPVESALPESIQNLMTFIFNQQHFLSAMEALSYDVKKMPLGKLSKRTLHEGYRILKDLSDLLANPGLANARYGTTVPAAAEELSNRYFTTIPHVFGRNRPPVLFHDKLIKKEVELLEALTDMGVTNAIMKESKDVERERVHQLDLQFNSLGMEEMTPVEPNTTEFIELEQYLNHSRGATHNLSYKVINIFRIERPGETDRFSKSYGAIKNSNRRLLWHGSRSTNFGGILSQGLRIAPPEAPVNGYMFGKGVYFADMSSKSANYCCPYNSGNMGLLMLCDVELGDPMYEQDYANCNAAEDSKKEGKLATLGRGSSIPAGWKDAKCVHENLKGVTMPDVSVGSMNEQNRCSLYYNEYIVYDVAQIRQRYLFHVKMR